The following nucleotide sequence is from Juglans microcarpa x Juglans regia isolate MS1-56 chromosome 6D, Jm3101_v1.0, whole genome shotgun sequence.
ttgtttattttattttgtatgagaatttgagaaaattgtaatgattagataagatgagaacagttgtgaaaacaaacgaggccttagtctCTTTCCTAGAAATATCACCAAAAGACCACCAAAACTAAAGACACTCCCAGTCTAAAGAAGTCATGAGTAGctgtattttttatcatatttttaactaGCTACATTCCTGGTATGTGCCAAGCCAAGCCAAGCAGCAGAACACTTATCGTGGGAGACTGTATGATAGATCTACTATTCCTTGTTGAagttaataagataaattttctgaattttggCTGACAATTTTAAATGGAAGCTTGCTTTCCATCAATATCACCTCATGATGACTATATTATGAGTTCTGCTCCAAAATAACCACAGAGAACAAAAGAAAGCACAATCGAATAGATAAAACTGGAGAAAGACAACTTTTTAATATCaagtattatatttattgaCCAAGAGTACCTACCAATACGATGCCATAAGAGCTGTTGTTTCATCAGACTTGACAAGGATTCAAGATATGATATTCAACCATCTCCTTTGAGGTTACTAACCTGTCAGACTGTGTATCCAGAAACATAAGACAGAATACGGAAAGGGCGAGAAAGAGTCAGAGAGGCAAATCTGCTTTAGAATATTGCATCTCAAAGGCTGTACAGACGAAATaatcaatctaatttttttttttaattatgatataGACTTGGAAAGAAACAGATAAAAGGAAAAGTCATCGCGCATCCCCTAGAATTTATTGTTCATGGATGCAAGTTCAACACTATCCTTGCATAAGTTATTTCAGAGGGAAGTAGAAGATAGTTTGACAGGAGCTTCCTGGAAAAATAGGACTCACCAGGCCATGAGATCACTAGAAAATAATAACTGAATGGGATAACAAGATGTGCACAGTAAGAGAGAATTAGGCCCCAAAGCTGGGCCATGGTGTGTAGATCAGGCATTATTATTGTACTAACCATCACTTATGAAGATTTCACATCCAAATGAAGTAGTTAATTCCTCAACAATCTTATGATCTGTATAAAGTGGTCCAGCGTATGAGAATGTCGTCCCAATCAATGTCCAGAACTGTGACCAGATGGTTACCACCTGATATTGCTCACTGTAAATCAAATTGGGATGTGGCTTTCAGTCAGTTTCAAATAGAATTGGTGCGAAAGTTATAATCAGAGATTTTGAAGGTAAGGTTATGCCTACTTTAGAAAAACCTCTGGAGATCCAATTGGAACCAGTTGCTGCAGAAACTTTTGGTGTGTTGGAAGCTATGAAGTTTTGCCAAGAAATAGGACTGGGAAAGGTGATATTTGAAGTTGACTGTTGACAGGCGGTTAATGGTTTGAATGATCCTAATCTGAAGTTATGCTCACATGGACAATTAATTGACAATGCTAAGAGTACTCTGAAACAATTTCGTTCAGCTCATGTTATTCATGCCAAAAGGGATGCTAATGTTGCAGCTCATTCTCTAGCCAACTCAGCATTGtctttatcttattttcctGTACACATGGAGGATGCTCCATTATATGTTCAATCCACAAATTGTATATTTCCTAATGCatgaaattattagttttactcagaaaaaaatatatatatatattttattctaatctcttttacaaaaaaaaatcaatagaaataagTAAACTGCTTTCAATTTAAGATGACTTGATCATTGTCTTCAAACAGGAAGATTCATAGCGATTAATTACCTGTTTCCCAGCTTGTATGAAATATACGACAAGCATTTGTTTAAAACGATTACGACTGTCCAAAACTAAAATCAACTTCCAGTgcattcttataaaaaaatggtaattataTTGGGCCAATTGGGTCAAGTTCTGTATGTTCAAACAGAGTTCTGCAAAGAGACCGGCCCTAAAGAATACCTTAACTGCGATAATCAAAGTCTGCACATCAGGTGCAatcacacagagagagagagagacagacagacagagagCTGCTGTGTGTCGAAAGCTCTCgtattataaaatacaaatgAGACAGGGAAGTATACTAACATGGATTCCAGCGGCTAAAAACAGTGCAGCCAGTGAACAAAACTTCAAAATGGGAATCCCAAGCGAATGTTTTTCTTTGAGGCTTCTGCCAATCGCTTGATCCCTTTGGCGCATTTGTAGAACTCTAACAATTCATCAGCAACATCTTTCGGGTGACACTTGACAAACACCTTTAAAAACCTCATCTCTGTCATCCTCAGTGCCCTAAGCATTGTGGGTCGCTTAATCTGCGAATCAAGACCCATGTCATCTATCTTCCCTGCAAGAAGGACTCGTGGCTTTAACACAGTATCCAAGCTAGAGTACAATAGAAATGGATACTGAAGGACCACACTGGCAGGAAGCTTCATCGTGCCCAAAACGAAAGTCATGTTCCTCTGTACCTTATCAACTGATAGTGTCAACATAAGGGGGGATCTCCCAAAAAGATTGAAGATTTCATCATTTGAAAACCcgaacttttcaaaatttcccaCCTTTTGACGGATTGTTTCGTGGCGTGAGATGCCGATGATTGTAACAACATATTTATACATCTTGGAATCCTTGGAAATCCCAGTTTTGCGAATATATTCCATTTTCTCTTCATCGAATGAAGTTCGAGGTATCATGGTGGGCCGGGAAAGGAGCATAGGAATCAAGTCCTTTCTACTAACACCCACCTCTTGATACAGTGCAATGGCAGGCTTGATCATGTTATTGAAGTCATATGTTAAAAGTGAAGGGTCCCTAACAATAGCTTTAGCAAGCACTTCCCTTGACTCAAacaatgtcataaaaaattcaagccGCTCATCAAAGCAATGATTTATTCGAAAACTTAGAAACTTGGAGCGACAATTGATCATCTTCAAAAGATCATGAGCTCCAATACCCAAGCCACTGAGCATGTTAAGTTTGGATTGAAGGTCGGCAATGTCGGCCTGGCGTAAATAAGGGCGGCGGACAATTATCTTCGATATATCATCATCACTACAACCCCATTTCCTCAGAACATCAATGGAGTTTTTTGGGTGGTCTACAACTTCTACCCTTTCAACTTGGGTTGGACTTTTTGTCGAATACGTGGCAGTCGTGAAGACCAGCAAAAGTTTTGAAACTGATTCCCTAGGAAATGAGAGCAAATGGTGcgatgaaaataataatttaaccaAAGCGAAGGCTTTTGGTAACATATCAATCTTGCAATTGAAGAATCAGTGATAAGGGCTTTATGGCTAGGGCCACACTCAAGAATCAGGATGAAATGCTCAAAATGGGAAACGTGTGGGCATTAATTGATTCAGACGACTATTTGAATACAATACAACATCAGCATATATTGACATTCATAGAAATCCTCACAAGCCCAAACTTCTTAGTGAGTTTCACCAAATGGATTTTCTGCAAAATAAATACAccgaaataaataaattaacgtGCTTAGAAAACAATAAAGACGACAAATATCTATACATGTGATAAAGAAGGAATTGCCTccaaatttatgaaattaatataattatgatgACCAAAATCTatttaagataagataaaaccgCAAGTGTAGACCCTACTCAGTAGAAATTTATGTGATGATTTGAATTAAAGTATCCCTCTATAGATCTCATATTAGATAGAAATATCTCTGTTACAGATACTGATTTGGCCAGTATATCGCTACCACTGTTATTGGGTTAAATTAAAATGCCTTTGCTACATATCTGAATGGACTAAAATAGCCCTACAACAAATCAAATTAGACAGAAACACCCTTTCTTCAAATCAAACCAACCAATAACAACCAGAAATCTCCAGAACTATTAACAACTAGAAATCTCTAGCACTATCGACAACCAtaagacctcgtttgttttcacaactcctctcaattcatctcatctcatctcatctcattacaactttttcaaattctcatacaaaataaaataaacaattcaactttttcaaatcactaaacaaaaataatattaaaaatatatattctaacaatattttattcaatttttaatttttaactttaatctcaacttatctcatctcatttgcaaaaacaaacgaagcctaaatctCCACAACaaccttcatcttcattttctctctcactcCCGACTCCCCCATCTACCCCCATTCTTCTTTGAGTGCAAATGATTGATGGTAAGAAAATATTGGGAATGAGTTTGATCACGGTCACAGGGAAGGAATACCAAGATCAAGATCATGCAATTGAGGAACTATATATGAAGATAGAGGgctagaaaaaaaaactattaacaaGGAGTACTTGAAGGTGGTaggaaaagcaaaaacaaaatacaaaagtgCATGAAGCAATTTGTAATGCCCGCCCTTGTGGTAGgtctttcaaaaataattttagaaaatgagacggGAATTAGtgaactttttataaatttttccttctctttccaggatataaaagattctacaaTTAAAATTTAAGACTTGCATTTATAAATCTAAGAGAGTTTTGCAGCGaaattcattaaattaaaatacaagtcattttacaaaatatgatttaatatattacataaaatgcCTAGGCTTCTCTCACCTTTTCCTTGGGCCGTGTAAACCTAATGTTTCGTCCTCATTTTATTCTTGGgtggggcatacataaaaacaaaatgagtcaaatactcagtgagcattacttcatactataaaaatatactaacataagtttcattcatgcatttctcatttatatacatactttacataaaacattttcttttctttgaaaacattaccATGTGaggttattttcttttaaaaatattttcattcttcAGAACATTTCCCACTGCAGCAAAGAAGACAAACAATTTCCAGATATCCTCAACAGTTCGCTCTTTGTCGTTGAAGCACCGCTCGTTCCTTTCATCCATAGataccacataatacacaaaggaatcatcctccaaGCTGCTGCCAACTGAGAGCTTTTGTGCCgcctattccaacatgctagTAAATCCACCACTCTCATTGGCATAACCCAACTCAACCCAGCTCTACTAAGAATCCCAACCCATAactccctagccacctcacaatatAAGAGTAAATGATCAATCGattcaccatttttcttacacatgaaacaccaCTCCACAACAACCATGCCACGTTTCCTCAAATTGCCAATcatcaaaatcttcccaagtgCAACTGTCCAGGTGAAAAAAGCAATTTTAGAAGGCACAAACGccctccaaatactcttccacggAAAAGGGAATTGTTGTTGGCCATGCAACAccttataataagatttaacaaaaaaaattttgctcCCCGTGTGTCTCCACAACATTCAATCCCTCTCATTTCCTCCTAATTTCAGAGAAtacaagaaactgaaaaaatctGCAATCTCATCAAGTTCTGAATCCTGTACATTTCTGATGAAAGTAACATTCCACTGCACAGACCCATTAGCACAGCTCAACATCTCAGAAATAGCGGcttgctgatttccagccaaGCTGAAAACAGCCGGGAAGATAGAATGAAGGGCTCTCTCACCACACCattcatcaaaccaaaaacgAATTCATGCACCCTCCCCAACctcaaaattattatgttttacaAAACTGTCCCATCCCTTTCTAATATATTTCCATAAACACACACCATAAGATCCCCTACCCTCCTTCGAGCACCATCCCCTATCACCTTCGTATTTTCgatcaataacctctctccacaaTGAGTCCCCTTCCATTTGATACCCCCATAGCCACTTCCCTAACAATGCCTCATTAAAATTACTCAAATTTCGCACCCCCAAGCTTCCATTCGCAATTGAGCAGCACACCCTATGCCAACTCACAAGGTGGAATTTATTCTCCTCTCCCATGCCACCCCATAAGAATGCTCTAAACAACTTCTCAATCCGGTTTGCAACTCCAACCGGTAAAGGgaataaggaaaaataataagtgGGAAGGTTGGAAATGAGGCTTTTAATGAGGGTTAGTTttcccccttttgataaatatagaCGCTCCCAACCTGAtagtcttttctcaatcttttcTACAACACCATCCCATATGTTCTTTACTTTGAACGACGCCCCCAACGGAagcccaagatatttcattggaAGAGAAGCAACTTTGCAACCCAACAAATCTGCTACAAGGTTAATATTCCTCACATCTCCCACCGATACCAATTCTGACTGGCCCAAATTCACCCTGAGGCTCGAGACAGCATCAAAACACAATAAGATAGCCCTTAAAACTTGAATCTGTCCACTgtcagcatcacaaaaaatgagaGTATCATCCGCAAATAATAAATGGGAGTTTGAAGTAGTACCATTGTTAATATTACCTACCAAAAAACCAGAGAGAAATCCCCCTACAGCAGCCTCCACCATACGACTCAATGTTGCCATCACTAAAACAAAAAGGAGAGGGGAcaacggatccccttgtctcagaCCCATTGAACTCTGAAAAAAACCACAAGAGTTGCCATTAACTAACACAGAGAATCGAGCAATCGAAACGCAATGTCTAACCCATCCACAACACCTattcccaaaaccacatcttcttagcatataaaagagaaaatcccAGCACACGTGATCgtatgccttttccatatcaagcttGCAAAGAACCTCCGGAATACCAATCCTCATACGGCTATCCAAACACTCATTAGCAATTAGAATCGAGTCCAAAATTTGTCGTCCCTTAACGAAAGCGTTTTGAGgtttagaaatgattttatccATCACCATGCTCATACGATTAGCTAACATTTtcgatataattttatagatcTCACCTATCAAACTAATAGGATGGAAATCCTTCAACTCATGAGCACCGACTATCTTAGGGATGAAAACAATGAAAGTAGCATTTAGGGACTCCTCAAACTTTTGACAAGAATGGAAATCTTGAAATACCCGCATAACTTCTACTTTCACTATATCCCAACATTCTTGAAAAAAAGCCATGGAGAAGCCATCCGGGCCCAGAACTTTATCTTTACACATTCCATTCACCACCTGATGCACCTCGTTttcttcaaaaggcctctccaaccagCTGACTGCATAGAAATCCAGCTGGTCAAAATTCAGACCATCCAACTTAGGACACCACTCTTCTATCTCGGTTAGAAGATCTTCATAATACTACACTATGTGATCTTGAATCTCATCAGGGGTGTGAAGCACATTGGTACCGGAATGAAGTACCTCAATAGCATTATTGTGCCTGTGTGAATTAGCCATCTTGTGAAAAAACTTAGTACAACTATCcccctctttcaaccaaagcaccattgatttttgcctccaagaaaCTTCTTCCATCAATAAAACCTTCTCAATTTCAGTCCCTACCTCCTTTTTCCTTAACAATGACTCCTCATTTACCTCCCCCTCCTCTAAAGCATGCAACTCATCCCAAAACAGATTTTTCTACACTTCAATATGCCTAAAGACTTCATtattccacttctttaaatcAAACTTTAGAGCTTTAAGTTTACTTGCCAAAATAAAGCTAGGAGTTCCAGAAAATGAGTAAGATACACACCAATTCCTAACTTTCTCCACAATTCCATCAACTGCAAGCCACatattcttgaatttaaaataacGCCTACCTCCAAGTAAgccaccacaatcaagcaaaatggGAATATGATCAGAACAAACATGGTGCAACCTCTTCTGACATAAATCCGGATAGTGAGTCTCCCAAGAAGGAGAGActagaaatctatccaacctTGACCCCCCTCTACTGTTACACCAAGTATAAACCCCCTGCCAATGGAAGATCCAcaagattcatataaaaaatcagCTGCGAAAACTCTTCCATAGCCACAGATAAAGTAGTTGCATCCGTCCTCTCACTGGGAAACCAAACAATATTAAAGTCCCCACACAAACACCAAGGCACATCCCACAAATGAAACAaacccgccaactcctcccacaaaaGCCTTCTCTCCTTATCCACATTAAGCCCATACACACCCGCAAAAGCCCATCGCCACCCATCCTCAATGGTTTTAAAAGAACCAGCCACAAAATAATTCCCAATGCAATATTCTACTAACTCCACCACCCACTTATCCCACATCAACAACACACCTCCTGAAGCACCCAACGAAGCAAGATAACTCCAACCCACAAAAGCATAATCCCACAAACTACAAATGatgtttctatcaataaaactcAACTTAGTTTCTTGAAGACATACAATATCAATTTTCCAGCTACAGAGGAGGGATCTAATACGGAGACGCTTGttgacatcattttttttttataggtagtcatagagattttattaatagaaaaaggcAAAGCCTAGGTACACAggtagtatacatgagaaacacCTAGCTAGGATTGTGGAGGTACCAACTCGAAAGGGAGGCCCTATGAAAGTCGGTTATAGACTCTAAATTTGGAAAGGCTTGGGAAggttggtgctcgaatgagATACGAGGCACATATGTAGTGGGGTTATGGAAATATATAAGGGGACATTGGGAGACCTTTCGAGGACATGAACATATTGTGGTGGGTGATGGTTCTCGCGtcagattttggtatgataaatggtgTGGTGACCATAGCCTTCAAGACACCTTTCTTGCTATTTTCGAGCTCGCAAGAGAAAAGGACGCAGCGTTGCCGATCTTTTGGTCCTTTCAAATGGCCCCCCTCAATAGAATATTGACTTCATtagggcagcccaagattgggaggtGGAGATTATTTTAGAGTTCTTTGCGACATTGTATTCAGTAAGTATGCCAAGGGACATCGGGGATAAGATGCACTGGAGTCATTCTAAGAAAAGCAACTTCACGATTAGATCATTTTACCAATCTCTAATGAGTCCTGGATTGACCATGTTCCCGTAGAAGAGTATATGGCAGacgaaagctccttcaaaagcgGCTGTTTTTGTTTGGACAAGATCCTGACCACAGATAATCTGAGGAAGCGCTGGGTAATTGTGTTGAATtgatgttgtatgtgtaagaagcatgagGAATCAATAGATCATTTgcttctacattgtgaggtagccAGGGTcatgtgggatgattttttcacAAGTCGATTTGTCCTGGTAACTCACAGGTGGCGGCCATTTGGCATATGGTTCTTAtttgtatgtgttggtgtatctCGAGGGAAAGAAATGCAAGAAGCTTTAAAGATTGTGAGAGAACAACGGAGGAACTAAAACTTTTCTTCTTTAAGTCATTGCTTTTATAGGCGGGAACCATTGTTTGTAACGGTCTAAATAATCATGACCTTCTTCTTTCGATCATTAATCCCCTTTACATTCCAAGAGaggattttaggcttcattcgATGACCAAGATCCCCTCCCTTTCAACCTATCCCTCCCCACACTTCCCTCcttattatcataattaatggagCATTTAAACGTCTCAACTCCCTATCCTTTTGCTACCGACTTCAAAGTCGTAGGTCTTCCTGCTTCAATGGCAACAAGAAGAGCCTTAAACTACTCCTCAAACCTTTCACAAGATATCCCCATACATACTTGTAAATCTTCAACCTTTTTAAAAACCCAATCTGAGGCACTTTTGGTTGAAGCAAGAGACGGGAGAGTGCATATAGGGATCGGGCTACATGCATCCTCATCAAAGGTTTCCCCCTTATATAATTCCAACTATAAAGTGGCCTCAACCACATCCTGCTCAGAAGAAGCCTCCTGCTGTAAATCTCCAGAAAATGCTGAAACAAAGCAAATGCTCATCTCAGTGTGCAGAAGATCAACTCGATGAAGGGGTTTGAATAACAAAGAAACTAGGTCCATCAAGAATGCACTTCATTAGTCAGAGGAGCCACAGACACAAACGGATGACAAACCACTTCACTCACCTTCCCCTTATCGGCTTCGCGATCAACGATTTCTCCCTCTTCCACCTCCAACGACAGCGACATCTCCGACGCACCACTAGATGAGTCGCCGATGACCAGCGAGAGTTTCTATGCAACCTCCGAGACCATCGGGTCAAGTGGTGGTGCCGTCGTACCAGACTCACCCAAGCCTCCCGATATACCAGAACTCCCGAAATCTGCAGCTCGGGCCTTAGCCTTCCATACCCGTTTTGGGCTTTTCACCAAGCCCGGCCCACTCACTAGATCAGACATACACAGCCCTTTAGAAGGTCCCTGGCCCAACTTTCCCCTATGAATCCCTCCGCTGAGCCCATCCCCCTAACGCAA
It contains:
- the LOC121235222 gene encoding uncharacterized protein LOC121235222; translation: MLPKAFALVKLLFSSHHLLSFPRESVSKLLLVFTTATYSTKSPTQVERVEVVDHPKNSIDVLRKWGCSDDDISKIIVRRPYLRQADIADLQSKLNMLSGLGIGAHDLLKMINCRSKFLSFRINHCFDERLEFFMTLFESREVLAKAIVRDPSLLTYDFNNMIKPAIALYQEVGVSRKDLIPMLLSRPTMIPRTSFDEEKMEYIRKTGISKDSKMYKYVVTIIGISRHETIRQKVGNFEKFGFSNDEIFNLFGRSPLMLTLSVDKVQRNMTFVLGTMKLPASVVLQYPFLLYSSLDTVLKPRVLLAGKIDDMGLDSQIKRPTMLRALRMTEMRFLKVFVKCHPKDVADELLEFYKCAKGIKRLAEASKKNIRLGFPF
- the LOC121235225 gene encoding exodeoxyribonuclease-like; its protein translation is MKPKILSWNVKGINDVNKRLRIRSLLCSWKIDIVCLQETKLSFIDRNIICSLWDYAFVGWSYLASLGASGGVLLMWDKWVVELVEYCIGNYFVAGSFKTIEDGWRWAFAGVYGLNVDKERRLLWEELAGLFHLWDVPWCLCGDFNIVWFPSERTDATTLSVAMEEFSQLIFYMNLVDLPLAGGLYLV